The Lactuca sativa cultivar Salinas chromosome 2, Lsat_Salinas_v11, whole genome shotgun sequence genome includes a window with the following:
- the LOC111899898 gene encoding uncharacterized protein LOC111899898, with product MLIEEALVWWEATYEALNEYDQENLSWEMFRTRLLGKYCPFDMRRRLEKEFLELKHGGMIVIDYETQFNQKAQFATKYIPTEDDKTQLFLDGLRYEIHDFVANRDVLSFEKAVEYARKREHDLEIRGANFSVSKHPRIDRTTLFSFIPLTQSVQTVPGKQVQTQNAPRVRGMSKSFSLQSPSCRNCGKNHMGECRLEKGLVICYGCVELGHMNSVCPMNNVTCFACDVACHRKRFCPTLTS from the coding sequence ATGCTCATCGAAGAAGCCTTagtctggtgggaagcaacatatgaagccCTCAATGAGTATGACCAAGAGAACTTATCTTGGGAAATGTTTAGAACTCGCTTGTTAGGAAAGTATTGTCCTTTTGACATGAGGAGAAGATTGGAGAAagaattcctcgagcttaaacatGGAGGAATGATTGTGATTGATTATGAAACTCAATTCAATCAAAAAGCACAgtttgctacaaagtatattccaactgaagacgatAAAACTCAGTTATTCCTGGATGGACTACGGTATGAAATCCACGATTTCGTGGCTAATCGAGATGTTCTATCATTTGAGAAAGCCGTTGAGTATGCTCGAAAGCGAgagcatgacttagaaatacgtgGTGCCAATTTTTCTGTTTCAAAGCATCCACGTATTGATCGAACTACACTTTTTTCCTTTATTCCATTAACTCAATCTGTTCAAACTGTACCTGGTAAACAAGTGCAAACTCAAAATGCCCCTCGTGTCCGCGGTATGTCAAAATCTTTTTCTCTTCAATCTCCATCGTGTCGAAATTGTGGAAAGAATCATATGGGTGAATGTAGATTAGAAAAAGGATTAGTGATCTGTTATGGATGTGTAGAATTAGGCCACATGAATTCTGTTTGTCCGATGAACAATGTTACATGCTTTGCTTGTGATGTTGCTTGCCACAGGAAGCGtttttgccctactcttactagttag